The Streptomyces rimosus genomic interval TCGTCATCGGGCTGCTGGCCAAGCTGGTCGTGCCCGGTCGGCAGCCCGTCCCCCTGTGGCTGACGATCATCCTGGGCATGATCGGCGCCGTCGCCGGCAACGCGCTCGCCACCGCCTTCGGCGTGCGCGACACCGGCGGTATCGACTGGATCCGCCATATCTTCCAGATCGGCA includes:
- a CDS encoding GlsB/YeaQ/YmgE family stress response membrane protein, producing MSFLWAVIAGLVIGLLAKLVVPGRQPVPLWLTIILGMIGAVAGNALATAFGVRDTGGIDWIRHIFQIGIAAVLLAVITPLWIRRRA